Proteins from a genomic interval of Yarrowia lipolytica chromosome 1E, complete sequence:
- a CDS encoding uncharacterized protein (Compare to YALI0E13992g, similar to Saccharomyces cerevisiae VAC8 (YEL013W); ancestral locus Anc_1.441, highly similar to uniprot|P39968 Saccharomyces cerevisiae YEL013w VAC8 required for vacuole inheritance and protein targeting from the cytoplasm to vacuole), which yields MVHRQRAGLARAKMAASAADRMGRQRMSGLSCSAPPRPTVVTNPGNKQDGNYAPVLAEDEREAVALLLRYLENRGEVDFFSNGPLRALSTLVYSDNIDLQRSAALAFAEITEKDIRPVNRDCLEPVLLLLQNTDPDIQRAASAALGNLAVNNENKVLIVEMGGFEPLIRQMMSPNVEVQCNAVGCITNLATHEANKSKIARSGALLPLTKLAKSKDMRVQRNATGALLNMTHSDQNRQELVNAGAIPILVSLLSSRDPDVQYYSTTALSNIAVDESNRKKLSSSEPRLVEHLIKLMDSGSPRVQCQAALALRNLASDSDYQLEIVKANGLPHLFNLFQSTHTPLVLAAVACIRNISIHPLNETPIIEAGFLKTLVELLGASDNEEIQCHTISTLRNLAASSERNKLEIVEAGAVQKCKELVLDAPRLVQSEMTACLAVLALGDELKGTLLELGIAEVLIPLTLSDNIEVQGNSAAALGNLSSKVGNYDTFVNHWNEPSGGIREFLIRFLTSGDSTFGHIAVWTVLQLLESKDQRLKDLLKNSNEIVDAIHQLSSMNSDGADGDGEDMRDSKSEVVMLAKKVAPLLK from the coding sequence ATGGtacacagacagagagcGGGTCTTGCAAGGGCGAAGATGGCAGCAAGTGCTGCAGACAGAATGGGGCGACAGCGTATGTCTGGTCTCTCTTGTTCAGCTCCCCCCCGCCCCACAGTCGTCACTAACCCAGGAAACAAACAGGACGGCAACTACGCGCCCGTGCTGGCCGAGGACGAACGGGAAGCCGTGGCTCTCCTGCTGCGATACCTCGAGAACCGAGGCGAAGTGGACTTTTTCTCCAACGGGCCCCTCCGAGCCCTCAGCACTCTGGTCTACTCGGACAACATTGACCTGCAGCGAAGTGCCGCCCTCGCATTTGCAGAAATTACAGAGAAGGACATCCGGCCCGTCAACCGAGACTGCCTCGAGCccgtgctgctgctgttgcaaAACACCGACCCCGACATCCAGCGAGCAGCCTCTGCTGCCCTGGGCAACCTCGCCGTCAACAACGAAAACAAGGTGCTGATCGTCGAGATGGGCGGCTTCGAGCCCCTCATCCGACAGATGATGTCGCCCAACGTGGAGGTGCAGTGCAACGCCGTGGGATGCATAACCAACCTGGCGACCCACGAGGCCAACAAATCCAAGATTGCTCGCTCCGGCGCTCTGCTGCCACTCACCAAGCTCGCCAAGTCTAAGGACATGCGAGTCCAGCGAAACGCCACTGGTGCCCTTCTCAACATGACCCACTCGGACCAGAATCGACAGGAGCTGGTCAACGCCGGCGCCATCCCCATTCTGGTGTCATTGCTGTCGTCGCGAGACCCCGATGTGCAGTACTATTCGACCACCGCTCTTTCCAACATTGCTGTGGACGAGTCCAACCGAAAGAAGCTGTCTAGCTCGGAGCCCCGGCTGGTGGAGCATCTCATCAAGCTGATGGACTCCGGCTCTCCTCGGGTCCAGTGCCAGGCTGCTCTTGCTCTGCGAAACCTCGCCAGCGACTCCGACTACCAGctggagattgtcaaggCCAACGGCCTCCCCCACCTGTTTAACTTATTCCAATCCACTCACACGCCGCTGGTTCTTGCGGCCGTCGCTTGCATCCGAAACATCTCCATCCACCCTCTCAACGAGACCCCCATCATTGAGGCCGGCTTCCTTAAGACgctggtggagctgctgggcgCTAGCGACAACGAGGAGATTCAGTGCCACACAATCTCCACCTTACGAAATCTCGCTGCCAGCTCTGAGCGGAacaagctggagattgTCGAGGCCGGCGCCGTGCAGAAGTGCAAGGAGCTAGTGCTGGACGCTCCTCGACTGGTCCAGAGCGAGATGACTGCATGCTTGGCTGTGCTCGCTCTCGgagacgagctcaagggtacattgctggagctgggaATCGCTGAGGTTCTGATTCCCCTCACCTTGTCGGACAACATTGAGGTGCAGGGCAACAGTGCCGCTGCGCTTGGCAACCTGTCTTCCAAGGTGGGCAACTACGACACGTTTGTCAACCACTGGAACGAGCCCAGCGGAGGAATCCGGGAGTTTTTGATCCGGTTCCTCACCAGCGGCGACTCTACGTTTGGCCACATTGCCGTGTGGACCgtgctgcagctgctggagtccAAGGACCAGCGTCTTAAggatctgctcaagaactCCAATGAGATTGTCGATGCCATCCACCAGCTATCCAGCATGAACTCTGATGGGGCTGACGGCGATGGAGAGGACATGCGGGATTCCAAGAGCGAGGTTGTCATGTTGGCTAAAAAGGTGGCTCCTTTGCTCAAATAG
- a CDS encoding uncharacterized protein (Truncated form of YALI0E13948g, some similarities with uniprot|P10961 Saccharomyces cerevisiae YGL073w HSF1 heat shock transcription factor) — MNDMFNNNNNNNSNNPNDSPSFARVQPLSSTNSPQTVTGSPREENNKTNNTNNTSNNYDKITAYDTDTGSELPDNLQDLTDLSDFTPSMLDPQTVQQSMEPPMGFGDLNKNSSLILSNNSNNSINMPQTPMRNNSTSSHSSQNMSHHNYNYQPSTPGALFPELEAFQGANDQLIRSAERPRNNLNINGNGKADDLQRQLQDHGRHIDQFTDRLKKQQGYQPQQLQHQQQPQQPQQQPTPMQAPAPTPASTISSAPTPDPTSDLFNVGDPNIVPMQDFNMDDYIDNEADMFDPEVKIEEDMPLVTELDSPAPRPKKRKAGE; from the coding sequence ATGAACGACATgttcaacaacaacaacaacaacaacagcaataACCCCAACGACAGCCCCTCGTTTGCACGAGTCCAGCCGCTGTCCTCTACCAACTCACCGCAGACGGTAACAGGATCTCCCCGGGaagaaaacaacaaaacaaacaacacaaacaacacaagCAACAATTACGACAAGATTACGGCATACGACACCGACACGGGATCGGAGCTTCCCGACAACCTGCAGGACCTCACTGACCTGTCGGACTTCACGCCCTCCATGCTGGACCCCCAGACTGTGCAGCAGTCCATGGAGCCTCCCATGGGTTTCGGAGACCTCAACAAGAATTCCTCGTTGATACTCTCtaacaactccaacaactccatcaacatGCCCCAGACGCCAATGCGAAACAACTCCACTAGCTCCCATAGCTCGCAGAACATGTCGCaccacaactacaactaccaGCCCAGTACGCCCGGCGCGTTATTCCCTGAGCTAGAGGCGTTCCAGGGCGCCAACGACCAGCTGATCCGGTCGGCCGAGCGTCCCCGAAACAACCTCAACAtcaacggcaacggcaaGGCCGACGATCTGCAGCGACAGCTTCAGGATCATGGCCGTCACATTGACCAGTTCACTGACCggctcaagaagcagcaggGATACCAGCCGCAGCAGTTGCAgcaccagcaacaaccgcagcagcctcagcagcagcccacCCCGATGCAGGCACCTGCTCCCACGCCGGCATCCACAATCAGCTCTGCACCTACCCCTGATCCTACTTCTGACCTGTTCAACGTGGGCGACCCCAACATTGTGCCCATGCAGGATTTCAACATGGACGACTACATTGATAACGAGGCGGACATGTTTGACCCTGAAgtcaagattgaggaaGACATGCCTCTGGTGACAGAGTTGGATTCGCCTGCGCCTCGGCCTAAGAAGCGTAAGGCTGGAGAGTAG
- a CDS encoding uncharacterized protein (Truncated form of YALI0E13948g, some similarities with uniprot|P10961 Saccharomyces cerevisiae YGL073w HSF1 heat shock transcription factor), which yields MSNTLVKKGQGQAASNAKKIGYNKKKGGGQTKGRPAFVFKLWNMVNDPAYDEYIRWMPDGKSFQITGREQLEKIVLPRFFKHNNFSSFVRQLNMYGWHKVQDVTSGSMQSNDEVWQFKSPNFIRGREDLLDNIVRNKGTKGSDEEEEMDMTTLMDELQQIKLNQLNLTQEVNKLRTDNQLLWQENLGFKDKHKQHGETLERIMRFLASLYGNQGKVLGEAISGNRNQRLLLGNTDPAQATHMINEGAGSQLLLPQRTAATSPLR from the coding sequence ATGTCCAACACTCTGGTCAAAAAGGGCCAGGGCCAGGCGGCATCCAACGCCAAAAAAATCGGCTacaacaaaaagaagggcGGCGGCCAGACCAAGGGCCGGCCTGCGTTTGTGTTCAAGCTGTGGAACATGGTCAACGACCCTGCCTACGACGAGTACATCCGGTGGATGCCTGACGGCAAGTCGTTCCAGATCACGGGCCgagagcagctggagaaaATTGTGCTGCCGCGGTTCTTCAAACATAACAACTTCTCGTCGTTTGTGCGGCAGCTCAACATGTACGGGTGGCACAAGGTCCAGGACGTGACCAGTGGCAGCATGCAATCCAACGACGAGGTGTGGCAGTTCAAGAGCCCCAACTTCATCCGCGGCCGCGAAGACCTGCTCGACAACATTGTGCGAAACAAGGGAACCAAGGGcagcgacgaggaggaggaaatggACATGACCACACTGATGGACgagctgcagcagatcAAGCTCAACCAGCTTAACCTGACCCAGGAGGTCAACAAGCTCCGCACAGACAACCAGCTCCTGTGGCAAGAGAACCTGGGCTTCAAGGACAAGCACAAGCAGCATGGCGAGACGCTGGAGCGAATTATGCGCTTCCTGGCCTCTCTGTACGGCAACCAGGGCAAGGTGCTTGGAGAAGCCATCTCTGGCAACAGAAACCAGCGTCTGCTTCTGGGCAACACTGATCCCGCCCAGGCTACACATATGATCAATGAGGGGGCCGGCtcccagctgctgctgccgcaGAGAACAGCGGCAACTTCCCCTTTGAGATGA
- a CDS encoding uncharacterized protein (Compare to YALI0E13904g, similar to uniprot|P47057 Saccharomyces cerevisiae YJL036w Sorting nexin 4, similar to Saccharomyces cerevisiae SNX4 (YJL036W); ancestral locus Anc_5.237), whose amino-acid sequence MEWQDEAGPSSGPSNGIASSSNGPSSHSDTDLYRSDYHALENDKTYIDSVVSDPAKDLDGTQNAHITYLVTTKSNNTQFSNKEFRVRRRFSDFVFLYNCLNNEFQACVVPPLPDKQRLEYIRGDRFSTEFTVKRAASLTRFLSRIAHHPLLKRSKYYHAFLESGEWNAYKKNNIARGGLIVDGGILDGLSDTLVSAFTRPPQTAQEFQEVKERIDRLDVCVSHIEKVLARSVRRQSDLVMDYQDLSQHVGQLEHLIPSLEQEFSKFAGGLQALAINTAVLKEKLDTDYVSSLKDLMHYLVSVRALLKQRDQKQADYEGLVEYNERAVAERQALVSGGGNGILRNKLEDIRGINHEFSRRERLQKLEGRIESLTGETNLAKTTSEAFDEQTKREINTFDKIRSGEMKETLKTLTSGQVDFYAALVKDWEAIYDALGE is encoded by the coding sequence ATGGAATGGCAAGATGAAGCGGGGCCTTCGAGTGGTCCTTCTAACGGCATAGCGTCATCGTCCAACGGACCCTCGTCGCACTCAGACACAGACCTGTATCGAAGCGACTACCATGCGCTCGAAAATGACAAGACTTATATCGACTCTGTGGTGAGCGATCCGGCCAAAGACCTGGATGGAACCCAGAACGCCCACATCACATACCTCGTGACGACCAAGTCCAACAACACGCAGTTCTCGAACAAGGAGTTCCGAGTCCGACGCCGGTTTTCGGACTTTGTCTTCCTTTACAACTGCCTGAACAACGAGTTCCAGGCCTGTGTGGTGCCCCCTCTCCCGGACAAGCAGCGTCTCGAGTACATTCGAGGGGACCGGTTTTCGACAGAGTTCACAGTCAAGCGAGCAGCATCTCTGACACGGTTTCTCTCACGCATAGCACATCACCCCCTGCTCAAACGGTCCAAATATTACCACGCCTTTCTGGAGTCTGGCGAATGGAACGCATACAAGAAAAACAACATTGCACGAGGAGGACTGATTGTGGACGGAGGAATTTTGGACGGACTGTCCGACACGCTGGTCAGTGCATTCACTCGACCCCCACAGACGGCCCAGGAGTTCCAGGAGGTCAAGGAACGAATCGACCGCCTGGACGTGTGTGTGTCGCACATTGAAAAGGTACTGGCTCGGTCTGTGCGTCGACAGTCAGATCTGGTCATGGACTACCAGGACCTGTCGCAGCACGTGGGCCAGCTGGAGCATCTGATTCCTTCATTGGAACAAGAGTTTTCCAAGTTTGCTGGAGGCCTGCAGGCGCTGGCCATCAACACAGCcgtgctcaaggagaaacTTGATACCGACTACGTGTCTTCTCTCAAGGATCTCATGCACTATCTTGTGTCGGTCAGAGCTTTGCTCAAACAACGAGACCAGAAGCAGGCAGACTACGAGGGCCTGGTGGAGTACAATGAGCGAGCTGTGGCCGAAAGACAGGCGCTGGTGTCTGGTGGAGGGAACGGTATTCTGCGaaacaagctggaggacatTCGGGGTATCAACCATGAGTTTTCACGACGGGAACGGCTGCAGAAGCTCGAGGGCCGGATCGAGAGTCTCACGGGCGAGACGAATCTGGCCAAGACCACGTCCGAGGCCTTTGACGAGCAGACCAAGCGCGAGATTAACACTTTCGACAAGATTCGATCCGGCGAGATGAAGGAGACTCTCAAGACTCTGACCTCTGGACAGGTGGATTTCTATGCGGCTTTGGTCAAGGATTGGGAGGCTATTTACGATGCTCTTGGAGAGTGA
- a CDS encoding uncharacterized protein (Compare to YALI0E14014g, similar to Saccharomyces cerevisiae DIN7 (YDR263C) and EXO1 (YOR033C); ancestral locus Anc_5.625, some similarities with uniprot|P39875 Saccharomyces cerevisiae YOR033c DHS1 exonuclease 5-prime end), which translates to MGVSGLLPLLKPIQAAAHISEFKGQRLAVDGFAWLHKAAFGSAEDLALNRPTDRPQQWVMRKVEFLKRCGVDVLIVFDGGALPSKRGTDEKRHALRDQAHKEALALMSRGRRSEAVNLFQKATRITQEMVHQLTELLKSQRIPFVVAPYEADAQLVYLEKAGYATGIISEDSDLVVYGAQMLVTKLDPSGGCVTVDGSRISSCSDLELGSEVPLEYLRYMAILSGCDYCDGVPNVGPKRAARYIRRWQTPEAIIKALRMDGYNSSPDFLERFHAANFTFLYQRVYCPEARRLVHLNEPEDELDEKVDFHIGAEIPQGLARAIATGLVHPRTHKTFPANKTAKPTDLRGFFAPKNEYTGDVKRLPEQLRRKKPVVLVAKPVDLAVRTASAENMLSPTRTKTSPALTSSHFFSIPSSPDQAEKENKPFNFNTMLSSEPDRSDDDIEESSIVFGTPNKDTTLPQTPVTCAKRKSTLFEEFGYNASTPKRRVVTPTGSSGVAKKPTITPTITPSSTPQARPKKSAISPLTVQRVPGSSQSNLMRFAYKAN; encoded by the coding sequence ATGGGAGTGTCTGGACTACTACCCCTGCTCAAGCCGATCCAGGCGGCAGCTCACATTTCCGAGTTCAAGGGCCAGCGACTGGCAGTGGACGGGTTTGCATGGTTACACAAGGCCGCGTTTGGAAGCGCCGAAGACCTGGCTCTCAACAGGCCGACAGATCGACCCCAACAGTGGGTCATGCGCAAAGTGGAGTTTCTGAAACGGTGTGGAGTGGACGTGCTAATTGTCTTTGATGGAGGAGCACTGCCTTCCAAGCGTGGGACCGACGAGAAACGACACGCACTACGTGACCAGGCCCACAAGGAAGCCCTTGCATTGATGTCTCGAGGACGAAGATCCGAAGCTGTCAACCTTTTCCAAAAAGCCACCAGAATCACACAGGAAATGGTCCACCAACTGACAGAACTGCTCAAGAGTCAACGTATTCCTTTTGTGGTTGCACCCTACGAAGCAGACGCCCAGCTGGTGTACCTGGAGAAGGCAGGTTACGCCACAGGCATCATTTCGGAAGACTCAGATCTTGTGGTCTACGGAGCACAGATGCTGGTCACAAAGCTGGACCCGAGTGGAGGATGCGTCACAGTTGATGGATCCCgaatctccagctgctcagATCTCGAACTCGGCTCTGAGGTTCCTCTGGAGTACCTGAGATACATGGCTATTCTATCTGGCTGTGACTATTGCGATGGAGTGCCGAACGTGGGTCCTAAACGAGCTGCTCGGTACATTCGACGATGGCAAACTCCCGAGGCTATCATTAAGGCTCTTCGTATGGACGGATACAACTCCTCACCCGACTTTTTAGAACGATTCCATGCTGCCAACTTTACATTTCTCTACCAACGAGTCTACTGCCCCGAGGCTCGTAGGCTGGTACATTTGAATGAGCCTGAAGATGAGCTGGACGAAAAGGTCGACTTTCACATTGGCGCCGAGATTCCACAAGGTCTGGCGCGAGCAATAGCCACTGGACTGGTGCACCCTCGAACTCATAAGACTTTTCCTGCCAACAAGACAGCCAAGCCTACCGATCTACGGGGATTCTTTGCGCCCAAAAATGAGTACACAGGCGATGTCAAGCGACTTCCCGAACAGCTGCGCCGCAAGAAGCCCGTTGTTCTGGTGGCAAAGCCGGTTGACCTGGCTGTGCGAACAGCTTCTGCGGAGAACATGTTGAGTCCAACCCGAACGAAGACGTCCCCCGCGCTTACTTCCAGTCACTTTTTCTCCATCCCTTCGAGTCCCGATcaggctgagaaggagaacaagCCCTTCAACTTCAATACCATGTTGAGTTCAGAGCCTGACCGAAGCGACGATGACATTGAAGAAAGCAGCATCGTGTTTGGCACCCCAAACAAAGACACCACGCTACCGCAGACACCTGTGACTTGTGCCAAGCGGAAGTCTACTCTGTTTGAGGAGTTTGGATACAATGCCTCTACGCCCAAGCGTCGAGTAGTGACTCCTACAGGCTCCTCTGGTGTTGCCAAAAAGCCCACAATCACGCCCACAATCACGCCCAGTTCCACACCGCAAGCGCGTCCCAAGAAGAGCGCCATTTCTCCTCTGACCGTGCAGCGTGTTCCTGGCTCGTCTCAAAGCAATCTCATGAGATTTGCTTACAAGGCCAACtaa
- a CDS encoding uncharacterized protein (Compare to YALI0E13970g, some similarities with DEHA0D03223g Debaryomyces hansenii) → MDGSEASIRHMETTASGAMEDGEKAALNTSSEPSRNPFRQSLSTEPHLMPSPPADSTLNSDIANTIAAEETDDHAKSATAVAGHAQAHSCPAVYTTEAMQEPGEVAQPSSIQGHTTTTPTTSDFIVERSQVDIPATVPTTSVSAVNIPAEPEKMHYLDVQGGSSNTPSDVDFTSSIRNSIHSFTSFQPNPANRASYIGDGHVEELGLPEAGNSDSALAPLTVRSPVRSPILKSASPPPQNIIPAPLTFNPPKDNITFQVKVIKWRTPANYLVKTPIILQDENGPCPFIALVNTLVFTEAMSPIPPGPGRPLSALLENKEMVSKNLLLDHLGQWLLSIGSRQSGPHINPDDLNTCLRLLPELYSGLNINPRFDGTFEEGPELALFRAFEVDVVHGWIADPKEPYHDDVMEVGSYDAAQLLQIEVTEDGKMKQREREVLHRQLAATFDFMDENPSQLTTYGIRYIEEILVPGSVCVFFRNNHFATLYKQPTSGRLFSLVTDRELCGRNGIVWISLEGTSGTDDTFYTGGFDLVQMMTDQEQEESRRRAHQTVEATNDFHLAKQIQEQDDAEYARQIQEEDQQRRRPQQTTTSTAGTTARRQQQQTRSGKATKSRPDKTKGKKSKDGKDKKCVVM, encoded by the coding sequence ATGGATGGATCTGAAGCGAGCATACGGCACATGGAGACGACCGCGAGCGGGGCCATGGAGGACGGCGAAAAGGCGGCGTTGAACACGAGCTCGGAGCCCAGTCGCAACCCCTTTCGCCAGTCTCTGTCTACCGAGCCTCACTTGATGCCCTCTCCTCCGGCGGACTCGACGCTAAACTCCGATATCGCAAATACCATTGCGGCGGAGGAGACTGACGACCATGCCAAGAGCGCCACAGCGGTCGCGGGCCACGCCCAGGCACACTCTTGTCCGGCCGTGTATACCACAGAGGCTATGCAGGAACCAGGCGAAGTAGCACAGCCCTCCTCGATCCAGGGGCACACTACAACCACGCCCACGACCTCGGACTTCATTGTCGAACGCAGCCAGGTCGACATTCCTGCCACCGTGCCCACCACCTCTGTGTCTGCCGTCAACATCCCCGCCGAACCCGAAAAGATGCACTATCTCGACGTCCAGGGAGGCTCCAGCAACACGCCGTCCGACGTGGACTTTACAAGCTCCATTCGAAACTCGATCCATTCCTTCACATCGTTCCAACCCAACCCCGCAAACAGAGCCAGCTATATTGGAGACGGCcatgtggaggagctgggtCTGCCAGAGGCTGGCAATTCAGACAGTGCCCTGGCTCCCCTGACAGTCAGGTCACCAGTCAGATCGCCTATCCTGAAgtctgcttctcctcctcctcagaaTATCATCCCAGCACCGCTCACCTTCAACCCACCAAAGGACAATATCACGTTCCAGGTCAAGGTCATCAAGTGGAGAACACCAGCCAACTACCTGGTCAAAACACCCATCATCCTCCAGGACGAAAACGGCCCGTGTCCCTTCATCGCACTGGTCAACACCCTCGTTTTCACCGAGGCCATGTCTCCCATCCCTCCAGGCCCCGGAAGACCACTTTCTGCTCTTTTGGAGAACAAAGAGATGGTGAGCAAAAACCTGCTACTGGATCATCTCGGACAGTGGCTCCTCAGTATCGGCAGCCGCCAAAGCGGACCTCATATCAACCCAGACGATCTCAACACCTGTCTACGACTTTTGCCAGAACTATACTCCGGTCTCAACATCAACCCTCGGTTCGACGGCACGTTTGAAGAAGGGCCCGAGCTGGCTCTCTTCAGAGCCTTTGAGGTGGATGTAGTGCATGGATGGATCGCAGACCCCAAGGAGCCGTACCATGACGATGTAATGGAGGTGGGATCATACGATGCAGCCCAACTATTACAGATCGAGGTTACCGAAGACGGAAAGATGAAACAAAGGGAACGAGAGGTACTGCATCGACAACTGGCAGCCACGTTCGACTTCATGGACGAGAACCCCTCACAGCTGACCACCTACGGTATCCGGTACATTGAGGAGATCCTGGTTCCTGGTTCTGTGTGTGTCTTCTTCAGGAACAACCACTTTGCCACTCTGTACAAACAGCCAACCTCAGGGCGTCTCTTTAGTCTCGTGACAGACAGAGAGCTGTGTGGACGGAACGGAATTGTGTGGATTTCGCTGGAGGGAACTTCGGGAACAGACGATACCTTTTACACCGGAGGCTTTGATTTGGTACAAATGATGACAGACCAGGAACAGGAAGagtcgagaagaagagcccaCCAAACAGTCGAGGCCACCAACGACTTCCATCTCGCCaagcagatccaggagCAGGACGACGCCGAGTACGCCAGACAGATTcaggaagaagaccaacAGCGTCGACGACCCCAGCAGACAACCACTAGCACGGCAGGTACGACTGCTCgacgacagcagcagcagacccGAAGCGGCAAGGCCACTAAAAGCAGACCCGATAAGACCAAAGGAAAAAAATCCAAAGATGGCAAGGATAAAAAGTGTGTCGTGATGTGA
- a CDS encoding uncharacterized protein (Compare to YALI0E13926g, similar to uniprot|Q04739 Saccharomyces cerevisiae YER027c GAL83 glucose repression protein), giving the protein MGNAQSQEEANNNGAARQHRPADNNGHHDPKGSADPQPIPQEGSDNTQNHVSHSPEQMSANSSHVSATPFNNPFEPASYHKESPAPESVPVPVAPAKSHPQRPKMRRKSTLLLDEDEPVGENDDDIPFDKLNITHPTSNEPKPLSRVDSGEEIELTSPQVTEGKIPLEIKWTQGGSKVYVTGTFTGWRKMVALTPDPNKKGVFSTTLHLPPGTHRLRFVVDNELRCSDYLPTATDSMGNLLNYVEVGLSDTEERADQKDLHPISRAGIIPSNDDLGGGYERFTEEDLPKEEYEFTPEIPALFTDTEVMEQYISKELPTPPQLPPHLDSVILNTNSTEKEDNSVLPIPNHVILNHLATTSIKHNVLAVASVSRYSRKYVTQVLYAPLPLQA; this is encoded by the coding sequence ATGGGAAACGCACAGAgccaggaggaggccaacaaCAATGGAGCTGCTCGGCAGCACCGTCCAGCGGACAACAACGGCCATCACGACCCCAAGGGCTCCGCCGATCCGCAGCCCATCCCCCAGGAGGGCTCCGACAACACACAGAACCATGTGAGCCATTCGCCAGAGCAAATGTCCGCCAACTCGTCGCATGTCAGCGCAACACCCTTCAACAACCCATTTGAGCCCGCCTCGTACCACAAAGAGTCGCCTGCTCCGGAAAGCGTCCCCGTCCCCGTGGCGCCCGCAAAGAGCCACCCCCAGCGGCCCAAGATGCGACGAAAGTCAACtttgctgctggatgaAGACGAACCCGTGGGAgagaacgacgacgatATCCCCTTCGACAAACTCAACATCACCCATCCCACATCCAACGAGCCCAAGCCGCTGTCACGGGTGGACTCCGGCGAAGAGATCGAACTCACCTCCCCTCAGGTGACCGAAGGAAAGATCCCCCTCGAAATCAAATGGACTCAGGGAGGCTCCAAGGTCTACGTTACTGGAACCTTCACTGGTTGGAGAAAGATGGTGGCTCTGACCCCGGACCccaacaagaagggcgTCTTCTCTACCACccttcatcttcctcctggAACCCACAGACTGCGATTTGTCGTTGACAATGAGCTGCGATGCTCAGACTACCTCCccacagccacagactCCATGGGTAATCTTCTCAACTACGTGGAGGTGGGTCTATCGGACACCGAGGAACGGGCCGACCAGAAGGATCTGCATCCCATTTCTCGAGCAGGCATCATCCCCAGTAACGACGATCTGGGAGGAGGCTACGAGCGGTTCACTGAAGAAGAtctgcccaaggaggagtacgagttcACACCGGAAATCCCGGCTCTGTTCACCGACACAGAAGTGATGGAGCAGTACATCTCCAAAGAGTTGCCCACGCCTCCCCAACTGCCTCCCCATCTGGACTCGGTCATTCTCAACACAAACTCCACCGAAAAGGAAGACAACTCGGTGCTGCCCATCCCCAATCACGTCATTCTCAACCATCTGGCCACCACGTCCATTAAACATAACGTTCTGGCCGTGGCCTCGGTCTCCCGGTACTCTCGTAAGTACGTGACCCAGGTTCTCTACGCTCCTTTGCCTCTTCAGGCATAA